A genome region from Neisseria meningitidis includes the following:
- a CDS encoding IS30-like element IS1655 family transposase, with protein sequence MSYTQLTQGERYHIQYLFRHCTVTEIAKQLNRHKSTISREIRRHRTQGQQYSAEKAQRQSRTIKQRKRQPYKLDSQLIQHIDTLIRRKLSPEQVCAYLRKHHQITLHHSTIYRYLRQDKSNGSTLWQHLRICSKPYRKRYGSTWTRGKVPNRVGIENRPAIVDQKSRIGDWEADTIVGKGQKSALLTLVERVTRYTIICKLDSLKAEDTARAAVRTLKAHKDRVHTITMDNGKEFYQHTKITKALKAETYFCRPYHSWEKGLNENTNGLIRQYFPKQTDFRNISDREIRRVQDELNHRPRKTLGYETPSVLFLNLFQPLIH encoded by the coding sequence ATGAGCTACACGCAACTGACCCAAGGCGAACGATACCACATCCAATACCTGTTCCGCCACTGCACCGTCACCGAAATCGCCAAACAGCTTAACCGCCACAAAAGCACCATCAGCCGCGAAATCAGACGGCACCGCACCCAAGGGCAGCAATACAGCGCCGAAAAAGCCCAGCGGCAAAGCCGGACTATCAAACAGCGTAAGCGACAACCCTATAAGCTCGATTCGCAGCTGATTCAGCACATCGACACCCTTATCCGCCGCAAACTCAGTCCCGAACAAGTATGCGCCTACCTGCGCAAACACCACCAGATCACGCTCCACCACAGCACCATTTACCGCTACCTTCGCCAAGACAAAAGCAACGGCAGCACGTTGTGGCAACATCTCAGAATATGCAGCAAACCCTACCGCAAACGCTACGGCAGCACATGGACCAGAGGCAAAGTACCCAACCGTGTCGGCATAGAAAACCGACCCGCTATCGTCGACCAAAAATCCCGTATCGGCGATTGGGAAGCCGACACCATTGTCGGCAAAGGACAGAAAAGCGCATTATTGACCTTGGTCGAACGCGTTACCCGCTACACCATCATCTGCAAATTGGATAGCCTCAAAGCCGAAGACACTGCCCGGGCAGCTGTTAGGACATTAAAGGCACATAAAGACAGGGTGCACACCATCACCATGGATAACGGCAAAGAGTTCTACCAACACACCAAAATAACCAAAGCATTGAAAGCGGAGACTTATTTTTGTCGCCCTTACCATTCTTGGGAGAAAGGGCTGAATGAGAACACCAACGGACTCATCCGGCAATACTTCCCCAAACAAACCGATTTCCGTAACATCAGTGATCGGGAGATACGCAGGGTTCAAGATGAGTTGAACCACCGACCAAGAAAAACACTTGGCTACGAAACGCCAAGTGTTTTATTCTTGAATCTGTTCCAACCACTAATACACTAG
- the trkA gene encoding Trk system potassium transporter TrkA: MKILILGNGQVGSTVAQNLAAIPNNDVTVIDIDEKALQETGSRLDVQTVFGNGASPFTLERAGAEDADLLLALSRSDETNIVACKVAADLFNIPGRIARVRSSEYLEYLSPKLENNENGSLSIFGITETISPEQLVTEQLAGLIDCPGALQVLRFADDRVRMVIIQARRGGLLVGRSIADIAQDLPDGADCQICAVYRNNRLIVPAPQTVIIEGDEILFAAAAENIGAVIPELRPKETSTRRIMIAGGGNIGYRLAKQLEHAYNVKIIECRPRRAEWIAENLDNTLVLQGSATDETLLDNEYIDEIDVFCALTNDDESNIMSALLAKNLGAKRVIGIVNRSSYVDLLEGNKIDIVVSPHLITIGSILAHIRRGDIVAVHPIRRGTAEAIEVVAHGDKKTSAIIGRRISGIKWPEGCHIAAVVRAGTGETIMGHHTETVIQDGDHIIFFVSRRRILNELEKLIQVKMGFFG; the protein is encoded by the coding sequence GTGAAAATCCTCATTTTAGGCAACGGACAGGTAGGTTCTACCGTCGCACAAAACCTTGCCGCCATACCCAACAACGACGTAACCGTTATCGACATCGACGAAAAAGCATTGCAGGAAACAGGCAGCCGCCTCGATGTCCAAACCGTTTTCGGCAACGGCGCATCCCCCTTCACATTAGAACGCGCCGGCGCGGAAGATGCCGACTTGCTGCTCGCGCTCTCCCGCAGCGACGAAACCAACATCGTCGCCTGCAAAGTTGCCGCCGACCTGTTCAACATCCCCGGCCGCATCGCGCGCGTCCGTTCCAGCGAATACCTCGAATACCTCAGCCCCAAGCTCGAAAACAACGAAAACGGCAGCCTTTCCATATTCGGCATAACCGAAACCATCAGCCCCGAACAGCTCGTTACCGAACAGCTTGCCGGCCTGATAGACTGCCCGGGCGCATTGCAGGTTTTACGTTTTGCAGACGACCGCGTGCGGATGGTCATCATACAGGCGCGGCGCGGCGGACTGCTTGTCGGACGCAGCATTGCCGACATCGCCCAAGATTTGCCCGACGGGGCCGACTGCCAAATCTGCGCCGTTTACCGCAACAACCGCCTCATCGTCCCCGCGCCGCAAACCGTCATCATCGAAGGCGACGAAATCCTGTTTGCCGCCGCCGCCGAAAACATCGGCGCGGTCATACCCGAATTGCGCCCCAAAGAAACCAGCACCCGCCGCATCATGATTGCCGGCGGCGGCAACATCGGCTACCGTCTCGCCAAGCAGCTCGAACACGCATACAACGTCAAAATCATCGAATGCCGGCCGCGCCGTGCCGAATGGATAGCCGAAAACCTCGACAACACCCTCGTCCTGCAAGGTTCGGCAACCGACGAAACCCTGCTCGACAACGAATACATCGACGAAATCGACGTATTCTGCGCCCTGACCAACGACGACGAAAGCAACATTATGTCCGCCCTTTTGGCGAAAAACCTCGGCGCGAAGCGCGTCATCGGCATCGTCAACCGCTCAAGCTACGTCGATTTGCTCGAAGGCAACAAAATCGACATCGTCGTCTCCCCCCACCTCATCACCATCGGCTCGATACTCGCCCACATCCGGCGCGGCGACATCGTTGCCGTCCACCCCATCCGGCGCGGCACGGCGGAAGCCATCGAAGTCGTCGCACACGGCGACAAAAAAACTTCCGCCATCATCGGCAGGCGCATCAGCGGCATCAAATGGCCCGAAGGCTGCCACATTGCCGCCGTCGTCCGCGCCGGAACCGGCGAAACCATTATGGGACACCATACCGAAACCGTCATCCAAGACGGCGACCACATCATCTTTTTCGTCTCGCGCCGGCGCATCCTGAACGAACTGGAAAAACTCATCCAAGTCAAAATGGGCTTTTTCGGATAA
- a CDS encoding fumarate hydratase — MTVIKQEDFIQSICDAFQFISYYHPKDYIDALYKAWQKEENPAAKDAMTQILVNSRMCAENNRPICQDTGIATVFLKVGMDVQWDADMSVEEMVNEGVRRAYTWEGNTLRASVLADPAGKRQNTKDNTPAVIHMSIVPGDKVEVTCAAKGGGSENKSKLAMLNPSDNIVDWVLKTIPTMGAGWCPPGILGIGIGGTPEKAVLMAKESLMSHIDIQELQEKAASGAELSTTEALRLELFEKVNALGIGAQGLGGLTTVLDVKILDYPTHAASKPIAMIPNCAATRHVEFELDGSGPVELTPPRVEDWPDLTYSPDNGKRVDVDKLTKEEVASWKTGDVLLLNGKILTGRDAAHKRLVDMLDKGEELPVDFTNRLIYYVGPVDPVGDEIVGPAGPTTATRMDKFTRQMLEQTDLLGMIGKSERGAATCEAIADNKAVYLMAVGGAAYLVAKAIKSSKVLAFPELGMEAIYEFEVKDMPVTVAVDSKGESIHATAPPKWQAKIGIIPVES; from the coding sequence ATGACCGTCATCAAACAGGAAGACTTTATCCAAAGCATTTGCGATGCCTTCCAATTCATCAGCTACTACCATCCCAAAGACTACATCGACGCGCTTTATAAGGCGTGGCAGAAGGAAGAAAACCCCGCCGCCAAAGACGCGATGACGCAGATTTTGGTCAACAGCCGCATGTGTGCCGAAAACAACCGCCCCATCTGCCAAGATACCGGTATCGCGACCGTGTTTTTGAAAGTCGGTATGGATGTGCAATGGGATGCAGACATGAGCGTCGAAGAGATGGTTAACGAAGGCGTGCGCCGCGCCTACACTTGGGAAGGCAATACGCTGCGCGCTTCCGTTCTCGCCGACCCCGCCGGCAAACGCCAAAATACCAAAGACAACACGCCCGCCGTCATCCATATGAGCATCGTGCCGGGCGACAAAGTCGAAGTAACCTGCGCGGCAAAAGGCGGCGGTTCTGAAAACAAATCCAAACTCGCCATGCTCAACCCTTCCGACAACATCGTCGATTGGGTATTGAAAACCATTCCGACCATGGGCGCGGGCTGGTGTCCTCCCGGCATCTTGGGCATCGGCATCGGCGGTACGCCCGAAAAAGCCGTGTTGATGGCGAAAGAATCCCTGATGAGCCACATCGACATCCAAGAATTGCAGGAAAAAGCCGCGTCCGGCGCGGAATTGTCCACCACCGAAGCCCTGCGCCTCGAACTCTTTGAAAAAGTCAACGCGCTAGGCATCGGCGCGCAAGGCTTGGGCGGTCTGACCACCGTGTTGGACGTGAAAATCCTCGATTACCCGACCCACGCCGCCTCCAAACCGATTGCCATGATTCCGAACTGCGCCGCCACCCGCCACGTCGAATTTGAATTGGACGGCTCAGGCCCTGTCGAACTCACGCCGCCGCGCGTCGAAGACTGGCCCGATTTGACTTACAGCCCCGACAACGGCAAACGCGTCGATGTCGACAAGCTGACCAAAGAAGAAGTGGCAAGCTGGAAAACCGGCGACGTATTGCTGTTGAACGGCAAAATCCTCACCGGCCGCGATGCCGCACACAAACGCCTCGTCGATATGCTCGACAAAGGCGAAGAATTGCCCGTCGATTTCACCAACCGCCTGATTTACTACGTCGGCCCCGTCGATCCGGTCGGCGACGAAATCGTCGGCCCAGCAGGTCCGACCACCGCCACCCGCATGGACAAATTCACCCGCCAAATGCTCGAACAAACCGACCTCTTGGGCATGATCGGCAAATCCGAGCGCGGCGCGGCCACCTGCGAAGCCATCGCCGACAACAAAGCCGTGTACCTCATGGCAGTCGGCGGCGCGGCGTATCTCGTGGCAAAAGCCATCAAATCTTCCAAAGTCTTGGCGTTCCCCGAATTGGGCATGGAAGCCATTTACGAATTTGAAGTCAAAGACATGCCCGTAACCGTCGCCGTAGACAGCAAAGGCGAATCCATCCACGCCACCGCCCCGCCCAAATGGCAGGCGAAAATCGGCATCATCCCTGTCGAATCTTGA
- a CDS encoding basic amino acid ABC transporter substrate-binding protein has product MNMKKWIAAALACSALALSACGGQGKDAAAPAANPDKVYRVASNAEFAPFESLDSKGNVEGFDVDLMNAMAKAGNFKIEFKHQPWDSLFPALNNGDADVVMSGVTITDDRKQSMDFSDPYFEITQVVLVPKGKKISSSEDLKNMNKVGVVTGYTGDFSVSKLLGNDNPKIARFENVPLIIKELENGGLDSVVSDSAVIANYVKNNPTKGMDFVTLPDFTTEHYGIAVRKGDEATVKMLNDALKKVRESGEYDKIYAKYFAKEDGQAAK; this is encoded by the coding sequence ATGAATATGAAAAAATGGATTGCCGCCGCCCTTGCCTGTTCCGCGCTCGCGCTGTCTGCCTGCGGCGGTCAGGGTAAAGATGCCGCCGCGCCCGCCGCAAATCCCGACAAAGTGTACCGCGTGGCTTCCAACGCCGAGTTTGCCCCCTTTGAATCTTTAGACTCGAAAGGCAATGTCGAAGGTTTCGATGTGGATTTGATGAACGCGATGGCGAAGGCGGGCAATTTTAAAATCGAATTCAAACACCAGCCGTGGGACAGCCTTTTCCCCGCCTTGAACAACGGCGATGCGGACGTTGTGATGTCGGGCGTAACCATTACCGACGACCGCAAACAGTCTATGGACTTCAGCGACCCGTATTTTGAAATCACCCAAGTCGTCCTCGTTCCGAAAGGCAAAAAAATATCTTCTTCCGAAGATTTGAAAAACATGAACAAAGTCGGCGTGGTAACCGGCTACACGGGCGATTTCTCCGTATCCAAACTCTTGGGCAACGACAACCCGAAAATCGCGCGCTTTGAAAACGTTCCCCTGATTATCAAAGAACTGGAAAACGGCGGCTTGGATTCCGTGGTCAGCGACAGCGCAGTCATCGCCAATTATGTGAAAAACAATCCGACCAAAGGGATGGACTTCGTTACCCTGCCCGACTTCACCACCGAACACTACGGCATCGCGGTACGCAAAGGCGACGAAGCAACCGTCAAAATGCTGAACGATGCGTTGAAAAAAGTACGCGAAAGCGGCGAATACGACAAAATCTACGCCAAATATTTTGCAAAAGAAGACGGACAGGCCGCAAAATAA
- a CDS encoding NGO1151 family protein, translated as MSSIEQRLEYLEEANDVLRMQNHVLSTAFKALIRALPADTAEVAVESIQLAFEDALAELSYEDSPHTDLFHDVTYAFFREKER; from the coding sequence ATGAGCAGCATCGAACAGCGTTTGGAATATCTGGAAGAGGCGAACGACGTGCTGCGTATGCAGAACCACGTCCTGTCCACCGCCTTCAAAGCCCTGATCCGCGCCCTTCCCGCCGACACCGCCGAAGTCGCGGTCGAGTCCATCCAGCTTGCATTTGAAGACGCCTTGGCAGAATTGAGCTATGAGGACAGCCCGCATACGGATTTGTTCCACGACGTTACTTATGCGTTTTTCCGTGAAAAAGAACGTTAA
- the metZ gene encoding O-succinylhomoserine sulfhydrylase, whose amino-acid sequence MSKKLHPQTLAIRGGKEQTEYREHNQALFLTSSFMWDNAQHAADLFSKKIKGFTYTRTANPTTAAFEKRIAALEGAERAVATSTGMSAIQAAFFTFLQAGDHVISSRSLFGTTVGFINNIVTKFGIEVSHVSPTDINEWKAAVKANTKLLFLETPSNPLGEVADLEALAELAHGIGALLVVDNSLLSPVGSQPLKHGADISVSSATKAIDGHGRVMGGVLAGSEELMAQVAVYCNSCGLAMSPFNAWQLLSGVETLSLRMEKQFDNALKIAQWLQAQPQVQAVYYTGLPDHPQAELIRKQQNGGGIVIGFEVADQAAAWKVVDGVELFSRTANLGDVRSTITHPWTTTHGRMQPEEKLAANIRPGLVRLSVGLEYVGDLIDDLKQALAR is encoded by the coding sequence ATGAGCAAAAAACTCCATCCGCAAACGCTCGCCATACGCGGCGGCAAAGAACAAACCGAATACCGCGAACACAATCAGGCATTGTTCCTGACCAGCAGCTTCATGTGGGACAACGCCCAACACGCTGCCGATTTGTTTTCAAAAAAAATCAAAGGCTTCACTTATACCCGTACCGCCAACCCGACCACAGCCGCCTTTGAAAAACGCATCGCCGCTTTGGAAGGTGCGGAACGCGCGGTCGCCACTTCGACCGGCATGTCCGCGATTCAGGCGGCGTTTTTCACCTTTTTGCAGGCGGGCGACCATGTGATTTCCAGCCGCAGCCTGTTCGGCACGACCGTCGGCTTTATCAATAACATCGTTACCAAATTCGGCATCGAAGTGAGTCACGTGTCGCCGACTGATATAAACGAATGGAAAGCCGCCGTCAAAGCCAACACCAAACTGCTGTTTTTGGAAACGCCGTCCAATCCCTTGGGAGAAGTGGCCGACTTGGAAGCCTTGGCGGAATTGGCGCACGGCATCGGCGCGCTCTTGGTGGTGGACAACAGCCTGCTGTCGCCTGTCGGCTCTCAGCCTTTGAAACACGGCGCGGATATTTCCGTTTCCTCCGCGACCAAAGCCATAGACGGACACGGGCGCGTGATGGGCGGCGTGTTGGCGGGTTCGGAAGAACTGATGGCGCAGGTCGCCGTTTACTGCAACTCTTGCGGGCTGGCAATGTCGCCGTTTAACGCATGGCAGTTGTTGAGCGGCGTGGAAACCCTGTCTCTGCGTATGGAAAAACAGTTCGACAACGCCTTGAAAATCGCGCAATGGCTGCAAGCGCAGCCGCAGGTTCAAGCCGTGTATTACACCGGATTACCCGACCATCCTCAGGCGGAGCTTATCCGCAAACAGCAAAACGGCGGCGGCATCGTCATCGGCTTTGAAGTCGCCGACCAAGCAGCCGCGTGGAAAGTCGTGGACGGCGTCGAACTTTTCTCCCGTACCGCCAACCTCGGCGACGTGCGCTCGACCATTACCCATCCGTGGACAACCACGCACGGCAGGATGCAGCCCGAAGAAAAACTCGCCGCCAACATCCGCCCCGGATTGGTGCGCCTGTCGGTCGGTTTGGAATATGTTGGCGATTTGATTGACGATTTGAAACAGGCACTCGCGCGCTGA
- a CDS encoding DUF2788 domain-containing protein yields the protein MDEAVFADWALKICLTGLIIFLGFIVWNLGKESKAGKFGIAILFLVLGLGVFGFVFKELLIKFLVLPK from the coding sequence ATGGATGAAGCGGTTTTTGCCGATTGGGCGTTGAAAATCTGCCTGACCGGCTTGATTATTTTTTTGGGTTTTATCGTTTGGAATTTGGGCAAGGAGTCCAAAGCGGGCAAATTCGGCATCGCCATTTTGTTTTTGGTTTTGGGCTTGGGCGTGTTCGGTTTTGTGTTCAAAGAGTTATTGATTAAGTTTTTGGTATTGCCGAAATAG
- a CDS encoding class I SAM-dependent methyltransferase — MTDILIDNTATETVRTLIRAFPLVPVSQPPEQGSYLLAEHDTVSLRLVGEKSSVIVDFASGAAQYRRTKGGGELIAKAVNHTAHPTVWDATAGLGRDSFVLASLGLAVTAFEQHPAVACLLSDGIRRALLNPETQDTAAHINLHFGNAAEQMPALVQTQGKPDIVYLDPMYPERRKSAAVKKEMTYFHRLVGEAQDEAALLHTARQTAKKRVVVKRPRLGEHLAGQAPAYQYTGKSTRFDVYLPYGTDKG; from the coding sequence ATGACCGACATCCTTATTGACAACACCGCCACCGAAACCGTCCGCACCCTGATACGGGCATTCCCCCTTGTGCCCGTTTCCCAACCGCCCGAACAAGGCAGTTACCTCCTTGCCGAACACGATACCGTCAGCCTCAGGCTTGTCGGGGAAAAAAGCAGCGTCATCGTCGATTTTGCCTCCGGCGCGGCACAATACCGGCGCACAAAAGGCGGGGGCGAACTCATCGCCAAAGCCGTCAACCACACCGCGCACCCCACCGTTTGGGACGCAACCGCAGGATTGGGGCGCGACAGCTTCGTCCTCGCCTCGCTCGGGCTGGCCGTTACCGCCTTCGAGCAACATCCCGCCGTCGCCTGCCTGCTTTCAGACGGCATCCGCCGCGCCCTCCTCAATCCCGAAACGCAAGACACCGCCGCGCACATCAACCTCCATTTCGGCAACGCCGCCGAACAAATGCCCGCACTTGTCCAAACACAAGGCAAACCCGACATCGTCTATCTCGACCCCATGTATCCCGAACGCCGCAAAAGTGCCGCCGTTAAAAAAGAAATGACCTACTTCCATCGGCTCGTCGGCGAAGCGCAAGATGAAGCGGCACTCCTGCATACCGCACGCCAAACAGCAAAAAAACGCGTCGTCGTCAAACGCCCCCGCCTCGGCGAACACCTTGCCGGACAAGCCCCTGCCTACCAATACACCGGCAAAAGCACCCGCTTCGACGTTTACCTGCCCTACGGGACGGACAAGGGATAA
- a CDS encoding response regulator: MTELQHPVLVVDDETDILDLMEMTLMKMGLRVHTASGVAEAKNKLDSQRYSLVLTDMRMPDGSGLEVVQHINSRLLDTPVAVITAFGNADQAQEALRCGAFDPDTMQIQDYLDQIERDIIEQTLKQTEGNRTQAAKRLGISFRSMRYRMERLNIG; the protein is encoded by the coding sequence ATGACTGAACTGCAACACCCCGTCCTCGTCGTCGATGACGAAACCGACATTCTCGACCTGATGGAAATGACCCTGATGAAAATGGGCTTGCGCGTCCATACCGCGTCAGGCGTTGCCGAAGCCAAAAACAAGCTCGACAGCCAACGCTATTCGCTCGTCCTGACCGATATGCGTATGCCGGACGGCTCGGGGCTGGAAGTCGTCCAACACATCAACAGCCGCCTGCTCGATACGCCGGTTGCCGTCATCACCGCCTTCGGCAACGCCGATCAGGCACAGGAAGCGTTGCGTTGCGGCGCGTTCGACCCCGATACCATGCAGATACAGGACTATCTCGACCAAATCGAACGCGACATCATCGAACAAACCCTCAAACAAACCGAAGGCAACCGCACGCAGGCCGCCAAACGCTTGGGCATCAGCTTCCGTTCCATGCGCTACCGTATGGAACGCCTCAACATCGGCTGA
- a CDS encoding ATP-binding protein, which produces MVISNTRELEKLKDRIPNLINIARIAIVFPLLIMHIFGLEVSGHENLHASWTAWAFYVWLAISCWLIFFSIIHPHWQWQSLKMPRFSAVADITMIGVLTYLFGGIDSGFGILILPFVVCSCLLSYGRYPLLYASYAAILLIFNAIADGDIGKYPHISDARTASATFILVAASYLSAIFTSLSVRYIDSAGQLARDNHLAYRRIKGLSQTVLERVQEAVVVINTEGLAVLFNRKAKDLFPALEIGRRADLSDSAAELWDQASPHTFEYVLGTLGLTARIRAVPMNKEPDKLLILYIRPQSEIQAEALSVKLAALGQLTANLAHEIRNPMSAIRHANDLLRENMEAGAADPFNAKLCKIIDGNVCRIDKMLEDISSLNKRNKTERETIGLIPFWEEFKQEFLLGHPDAAGCIRLDMQGNHPTAYFDPAHLRQIMWNLANNAWRHSRKQPGSISVTIRPAQKKHRLHPLCRPPEVQEHLFEPFYTTAENGTGLGLYVARELAHANFGDLTYLPEAKCFELTLPEKTND; this is translated from the coding sequence ATGGTAATTTCCAATACCCGCGAACTTGAGAAACTCAAAGACCGGATTCCCAATCTGATCAACATCGCCCGCATCGCCATCGTCTTCCCCCTGCTGATTATGCATATCTTCGGGTTGGAGGTCAGCGGACATGAAAACCTGCACGCTTCGTGGACGGCGTGGGCATTTTATGTTTGGCTCGCCATTTCCTGCTGGCTGATTTTCTTTTCCATCATCCATCCGCATTGGCAATGGCAGTCGCTGAAAATGCCGCGTTTCAGCGCGGTGGCGGACATCACGATGATCGGCGTGCTGACCTACCTGTTCGGCGGCATCGATTCCGGCTTCGGCATCCTGATTCTGCCCTTCGTCGTCTGCTCCTGCCTGCTCAGCTACGGGCGTTACCCCCTGCTCTATGCCAGCTACGCCGCCATCCTGCTGATATTCAACGCCATTGCCGACGGCGATATCGGCAAATATCCGCACATATCGGATGCCCGAACCGCCTCGGCAACCTTCATCCTCGTCGCCGCCTCCTATCTTTCCGCCATCTTCACCTCACTGTCGGTCAGATACATCGACAGCGCCGGCCAACTGGCCCGCGACAACCACCTCGCCTACCGGCGCATCAAAGGCTTGAGCCAAACCGTACTCGAACGCGTTCAAGAAGCCGTCGTCGTCATCAATACCGAAGGGCTGGCGGTGCTGTTCAACCGGAAGGCGAAAGACCTTTTCCCCGCACTCGAAATCGGACGGCGCGCCGACCTGTCCGATTCTGCCGCCGAACTGTGGGACCAAGCCTCTCCGCACACTTTCGAATACGTCCTCGGCACACTCGGCCTGACCGCCCGCATCCGCGCCGTGCCGATGAACAAAGAGCCGGACAAGCTGCTTATCCTCTACATCCGCCCGCAAAGCGAAATTCAGGCAGAAGCCCTGTCCGTCAAACTTGCCGCGCTCGGACAACTGACCGCCAACCTTGCCCACGAAATCCGCAACCCGATGTCCGCCATCCGCCACGCCAACGACCTGCTGCGCGAAAATATGGAAGCGGGGGCGGCAGATCCGTTCAACGCCAAATTGTGCAAAATCATCGACGGCAACGTCTGCCGCATCGACAAAATGCTCGAAGACATTTCCTCACTCAACAAGCGCAACAAAACCGAACGCGAAACCATCGGCCTGATACCGTTTTGGGAAGAATTCAAACAAGAGTTCCTGCTCGGCCATCCCGATGCCGCCGGCTGCATCCGCTTGGATATGCAGGGCAATCACCCGACCGCCTATTTCGATCCCGCCCACCTGCGGCAGATTATGTGGAATCTCGCCAACAACGCGTGGCGGCACAGCCGCAAACAGCCCGGCTCGATTTCCGTCACCATCCGCCCCGCGCAAAAAAAACACCGTCTGCATCCTCTTTGCCGACCGCCCGAAGTGCAGGAACACCTGTTCGAACCCTTTTACACCACGGCGGAAAACGGCACCGGCCTCGGGCTGTATGTCGCCCGCGAACTGGCGCACGCCAATTTCGGCGATTTGACCTACCTACCGGAAGCCAAATGTTTCGAACTCACATTACCGGAAAAAACCAATGACTGA